One Saccharopolyspora erythraea NRRL 2338 genomic region harbors:
- a CDS encoding helix-turn-helix transcriptional regulator, producing the protein MEVFVGGTVLVGRDDEVRRLKDAVRQVAHHHGGAVWIDGEPGIGKSSLLDAGLSEAERLGCQVFRACADELARRWPLRAVLECLRVTSDSPDPKRRAIRELLSAPHADPVASATERLLTLVHGICTTAPAIVVLDDIQWADEASLLVWHQLARMTRDLPLLLVAAGSPAPRRAEIAKLRHGKAAEHASVIALKPLDAPATAEFAADLLDADATGPSLRLALEAAAGNPAYIREMVDVFSSGGHLTRSPDTAELTSEPSMLPESLAAAVSERLRFLSSDALESLRVGALLGPAFSAGDLSAVSGRPALELLAIVEEAVTCGFLLESGTRLEFRHSLVRRALLDGIPAALRPALHYQAARALATSGARIEHVAEQLLAALPGSDVLDDDWVTDWLVHNGRPLAQRTPEVAVDLLTSAAEAVNSANPRRDALRLALVGVLLMLGRLEDAQELAERILADTRDPATTAEANWYLARSLSGRRMDEQARTVVERAIAAPDVDSRWAARLRGLLAATSLSLGQVDAAETEASEALAAARRVGDRIALGVAMHATGLLSARRGDPAGAAADFDLALTELGSDPDMRLRVSADRIMALSAAGKPVDAEMTLREVLAGTERSPASPGLAAVRIAAATHYYYSGRWNDAVAELEAAMGLYDRLGTLQQSRLRGLAAVIAAHRYRRGTPEAQPVDASEKVDGTRFTVLASAMRSERDGRPGDAVMTLSAASASAEHMGNRYTWLPRLVRLALETGDGSTAAKATEMCEADAAAGTAPGMTAAAQHCRGLLEADPVKVEGAYRGLDLPPVHAQALEDAAVLFARRRDLGAARAAYVEATRIYAELGASWDLLRADARLRPHGMRRLRGRRANAATGWEALTPAELQVAWLVSDGHSNADIAARLFSSKRTVEAHVSRILAKLGVRSRVEIAIEATRHERPGEPGEPVPQQDRSCG; encoded by the coding sequence GTGGAGGTCTTCGTTGGCGGCACTGTCCTGGTCGGCCGGGACGACGAGGTGCGGCGGCTGAAGGACGCCGTCCGGCAGGTCGCCCACCACCACGGCGGAGCCGTGTGGATCGACGGCGAGCCGGGCATCGGGAAGTCGTCGCTGCTGGACGCGGGGCTGTCCGAGGCCGAGCGACTCGGCTGTCAGGTGTTCCGGGCCTGCGCCGATGAGCTCGCGCGGCGCTGGCCTCTTCGCGCCGTGCTGGAGTGCCTTCGCGTCACCTCGGACTCGCCTGACCCGAAGCGCCGGGCCATCCGTGAACTGCTGTCCGCGCCGCACGCCGATCCGGTCGCGAGCGCCACCGAACGTCTGCTGACCCTGGTCCACGGCATCTGCACGACCGCACCGGCGATTGTGGTGCTCGATGACATCCAGTGGGCCGACGAAGCCAGCCTCCTGGTCTGGCACCAACTGGCGCGGATGACCCGAGACCTGCCGCTGCTGCTGGTCGCCGCCGGTAGTCCGGCCCCGCGCCGGGCGGAGATCGCGAAGCTCCGCCACGGCAAGGCCGCCGAGCATGCCTCGGTCATCGCGCTGAAGCCGCTCGACGCGCCCGCTACGGCCGAATTCGCCGCGGACCTGCTCGACGCCGATGCCACTGGACCGAGCCTGCGGCTGGCTCTGGAAGCCGCGGCGGGAAACCCCGCGTACATCCGCGAGATGGTCGACGTGTTCAGCAGCGGCGGCCACCTCACCCGGTCACCGGACACCGCTGAACTGACCTCCGAGCCGTCGATGCTGCCTGAGTCGTTGGCGGCGGCGGTATCCGAGCGACTGCGCTTTCTCAGCAGCGACGCGCTGGAGTCGCTGCGAGTGGGAGCGCTGCTCGGGCCGGCGTTCTCGGCAGGCGACCTGAGCGCGGTGTCCGGGCGTCCCGCGCTGGAACTGCTCGCGATCGTCGAAGAAGCCGTGACCTGCGGCTTCCTGCTCGAATCCGGCACCCGGCTGGAGTTCAGGCACAGCTTGGTCCGGCGCGCGCTGCTCGACGGTATCCCGGCCGCGCTGCGGCCTGCGCTGCACTACCAGGCCGCCCGAGCCCTGGCGACCTCCGGCGCCCGCATCGAGCACGTCGCCGAACAACTGCTGGCCGCGCTTCCCGGCTCGGACGTCCTCGACGACGACTGGGTCACCGACTGGCTCGTCCACAACGGACGCCCGCTCGCACAGCGCACCCCCGAAGTCGCGGTCGACCTCCTCACCTCCGCCGCCGAGGCGGTGAATTCCGCCAACCCGCGCCGGGACGCGCTGCGCCTGGCGCTGGTCGGCGTCCTGCTCATGCTCGGACGTCTGGAGGACGCCCAGGAGCTGGCCGAGCGGATACTGGCCGACACGCGGGATCCGGCCACCACCGCCGAGGCGAACTGGTACCTCGCGCGGTCGTTGAGCGGGCGCCGCATGGACGAGCAGGCACGGACCGTGGTCGAAAGGGCCATCGCAGCGCCGGATGTGGACAGCCGCTGGGCAGCCCGCCTGCGCGGATTGCTCGCCGCCACTTCGCTTTCCCTCGGACAGGTCGATGCCGCCGAGACCGAGGCGTCCGAAGCGCTCGCCGCCGCGCGGCGAGTCGGCGACCGCATCGCGCTCGGCGTGGCTATGCACGCGACCGGACTTCTGTCGGCCCGGCGCGGCGATCCGGCCGGCGCCGCCGCCGACTTCGATCTGGCGCTGACCGAGCTCGGCAGCGACCCCGACATGCGGCTGCGCGTCTCGGCGGACCGCATAATGGCGCTTTCCGCGGCGGGAAAACCCGTCGACGCCGAAATGACTTTGCGGGAGGTGCTGGCCGGCACCGAGCGCAGCCCCGCGTCCCCGGGCCTCGCGGCGGTTCGCATCGCGGCCGCCACCCACTACTACTACAGCGGACGGTGGAACGACGCGGTAGCCGAACTGGAGGCCGCGATGGGTCTTTACGACCGGCTCGGCACGCTGCAGCAGTCGCGGCTGCGCGGACTGGCCGCCGTCATCGCGGCACACCGCTACCGCCGCGGCACGCCCGAAGCACAGCCCGTCGATGCTTCCGAGAAGGTTGACGGCACCCGTTTCACGGTGCTGGCGAGCGCGATGCGGTCCGAGAGGGACGGACGGCCCGGCGATGCCGTCATGACACTGAGCGCGGCGTCGGCATCCGCCGAGCACATGGGAAACCGCTACACCTGGCTGCCGCGACTGGTCCGGCTCGCGCTGGAGACCGGCGACGGCAGCACAGCGGCGAAGGCCACCGAGATGTGCGAAGCCGACGCCGCCGCGGGGACGGCACCCGGCATGACCGCGGCGGCCCAGCACTGCCGGGGGTTGCTGGAGGCCGACCCGGTGAAGGTCGAAGGAGCCTACCGGGGACTCGATCTGCCTCCCGTGCACGCCCAGGCGCTTGAGGACGCCGCGGTTCTGTTCGCCCGGCGCCGTGATCTCGGCGCCGCCCGGGCGGCATACGTCGAAGCGACCCGGATCTACGCCGAGCTGGGCGCCTCGTGGGACCTGCTGCGCGCCGACGCCCGGCTGCGCCCCCACGGCATGCGCCGCCTGCGTGGGCGACGCGCCAACGCGGCGACCGGATGGGAAGCCCTTACCCCGGCTGAACTCCAGGTGGCGTGGCTGGTCTCCGACGGGCACTCCAACGCCGACATCGCCGCCCGGCTGTTCTCGTCCAAACGCACCGTCGAGGCGCACGTCTCGCGCATCCTGGCCAAGCTCGGGGTGCGCTCCAGGGTCGAGATCGCCATCGAAGCCACCCGGCACGAGCGTCCCGGCGAACCCGGCGAGCCCGTGCCCCAGCAGGACCGCTCCTGCGGCTGA
- a CDS encoding sigma-70 family RNA polymerase sigma factor produces the protein MVSAVAPHQVDTDETERHTSAGTPGSPAIDPQALVNQLYRDYSAALRAYVGRMMSDPHHAEDIVQETMLRAWRHADALNRPDLGSPWGWLTKVARNIAIDKIRARRARPTEVEESAGVPIGILRDHSDEVVTSMSLANALHTLIPEHRSVLYEVYFADRTAASAADALGIPVGTVKSRLHHALRKLKSSIEPSQLAA, from the coding sequence ATGGTGAGTGCGGTCGCCCCGCACCAGGTGGACACCGACGAGACGGAACGTCACACGAGCGCGGGCACGCCAGGCAGCCCCGCCATCGACCCGCAAGCGTTGGTCAACCAGCTTTACCGCGACTATTCCGCCGCGCTGCGGGCTTACGTCGGCCGGATGATGTCCGATCCGCACCACGCCGAGGACATCGTCCAGGAGACGATGCTGCGCGCCTGGCGGCACGCCGACGCGCTGAACCGTCCCGACCTCGGCTCGCCGTGGGGCTGGTTGACGAAGGTGGCCCGCAACATCGCCATCGACAAGATCCGCGCGCGCCGTGCCCGGCCGACCGAGGTCGAGGAGTCCGCCGGCGTCCCCATCGGCATCCTGCGCGATCACTCCGACGAGGTGGTCACCTCGATGTCGCTGGCAAACGCCCTGCACACGCTCATTCCCGAGCACCGCAGTGTGCTCTACGAGGTGTACTTCGCCGACCGCACCGCCGCCAGCGCCGCCGACGCCCTTGGCATTCCGGTGGGAACGGTCAAATCGCGCCTGCACCACGCACTGCGCAAGCTGAAGTCGTCGATCGAGCCGAGCCAACTCGCCGCCTGA
- a CDS encoding type VII secretion system-associated protein: protein MANDIPEDAGDEAPSETNWFLLIDPSWQPESEDDSPPPEVVVGGWPVDEEGAAGPFRANPGYRPSDENSPSDPFDAVLRLAVEGGVDTTHVQLLLRDSLFDVAMNGDGRPLIVNSPDDVACVVVASSAPHRARIDSPAWDRADLGMLAELLGDDYDVLFNPGGPAAVRLTGDFLRRTLAMEEDEVAELYQRFQAVDGIDVVRWETDADEEGTSRSADGGAS, encoded by the coding sequence GTGGCGAACGACATTCCCGAAGACGCCGGCGATGAGGCGCCGTCCGAGACCAACTGGTTCCTGCTCATCGACCCGTCGTGGCAGCCGGAGTCGGAGGACGACTCGCCACCGCCTGAGGTCGTGGTCGGTGGGTGGCCGGTGGACGAGGAGGGGGCTGCCGGGCCGTTCCGGGCCAACCCGGGTTATCGGCCCTCGGACGAGAACTCGCCGTCGGATCCGTTCGATGCGGTGCTGCGGCTGGCGGTGGAAGGCGGTGTCGACACGACGCACGTCCAACTGCTGCTGCGGGACTCCCTCTTCGACGTCGCGATGAACGGCGACGGGCGTCCGCTGATCGTGAACTCGCCCGACGATGTCGCGTGCGTCGTGGTGGCCAGCAGCGCCCCGCACCGCGCCAGGATCGACTCGCCGGCCTGGGACCGGGCCGATCTCGGCATGCTCGCGGAGCTCCTGGGTGACGATTACGACGTGCTGTTCAACCCGGGCGGGCCGGCCGCGGTCCGCCTGACCGGCGATTTCCTCCGCCGGACCCTTGCCATGGAGGAGGACGAGGTCGCGGAGCTGTACCAGCGGTTCCAGGCCGTGGACGGCATCGACGTCGTGCGGTGGGAAACCGACGCGGACGAGGAGGGCACATCACGCTCGGCGGATGGCGGCGCGTCGTAG